In Mustelus asterias chromosome 16, sMusAst1.hap1.1, whole genome shotgun sequence, one DNA window encodes the following:
- the LOC144505426 gene encoding putative G-protein coupled receptor 139: MRETFKIIDRMFYVILAIIGVPVNLLGIVILSRGKCGLSTCTSRYLIAMAMADLLVIITEVILWQLKSYYFPMSFLGITPVCSVIGVLLRAATDISVWFTVTFSFDRFVAICCQQLKTRYCTKKTAAVVLATTSIFFCSKNIPFYFTYEPAKIINNIPWDCFDKPSYFTELGWVLFDWFDKVCTPLLPFTLILLLNALTVRHILVASRVRKGLRGQSKGENHSDPEMESRRKSVILLFTISGSFILLWSVHVIDFLRYNITGAYPTEYTDSEFIFDQVGWMLRNLSCCTNTFIYGATQSKFREQVKNVAKYPFTSIIQLVAKQNN; this comes from the exons ATGCgtgaaacatttaaaattattGATAGAATGTTCTATGTGATTCTTGCAataattggtgttcctg ttaatttactgggaattgtgatcctgtccAGGGGAAAGTGTGGACTCTCTACCTGTACCTCTCGATACCTGATTGCCATGGCAAtggcggatctactggtcattatcactgagGTCATACTGTGGCAGCTCAAATCATATTACTTCCCAATGTCTTTCCTGGGCATCACCCCTGTGTGTAGTGTTATTGGTGTCCTGCTTCGTGCAGCCACAGAcatttctgtctggttcaccgtcactttctcctttgatcgatttgtggccatttgttgccagcaGCTGAAAACACGATATTGCACCAAGAAAACGGCAGCTGTTGTTCTAGCAACAACAAGCATTTTCTTCTGTTCAAAAAACATCCCTTTCTACTTTACATATGAACCTGCAAAGATAATCAACAATATTCCATGGGACTGTTTTGATAAGCCAAGCTATTTCACTGAATTGGGATGGGTGCTATTTGACTGGTTTGATAAGGTTTGTACACCATTGCTCCCTTTCACTttaattctgctgctcaatgctctgacagtcagacatatTTTAGTGGCCAGTCGAGTCCGTAAGGGACTAAGGGGTCAGagtaagggagagaatcacagcgacccagaaatggagagcagaaggaagtctgtgattttactcttcaccatatccggCAGCTTCATTCTCCTGTGGTCGGTGCATGTTATAGATTTTTTACGTTATAACATTACAGGGGCATATCCCACAGAATATACCGATTCTGAATTTATATTTGACCAGGTTGGATGGATGCTGCGGAatttaagttgctgcacaaacacatttatataTGGGGCGACTCAGTCCAAATTCAGAGAGCAGGTCAAGAATGTTGCCAAATATCCGTTCACGTCAATTATTCAATTAGTGGCTAAACAAAACAACTGA